From the Exiguobacterium aurantiacum genome, one window contains:
- a CDS encoding AI-2E family transporter: MQPFWTTRAFRNGIWVLLILTIVFMAKQVEFLFYPIGIFFATVLTPFLFAGILFYLTVGLVDWLELKFKRRSLAILAILLLLLVLSVLFVLTLGPLITRQLLALLDTFPRFAEESYRQFLSLYARLEEYSWFREYAEQNATSVETWVRQLADALGVVIGSVAGSLGRLLALIISGLFTLFIALFLYVFMLIDGGKLASAIVRWIPPTYEQDSRHILHDMHETIKRYVRAQLIVCTFVGFFATIALWLLDVPFFLPLGLFIFATNIIPYFGPFLGAAPAVLIAFIDEPVKAIYVIIAITIVQQLDANVISPLVQGKSLRVHPITITLVLLVAGRLAGIVGMLLAVPLYAVLKVTFLNVQKLYALRKQSKFSGDSTR, translated from the coding sequence ATGCAGCCCTTTTGGACGACCCGTGCGTTTCGTAATGGGATTTGGGTGTTGCTCATCTTGACGATCGTGTTCATGGCCAAACAAGTCGAGTTCTTGTTTTATCCGATCGGCATCTTTTTCGCCACTGTCCTGACCCCGTTTTTGTTCGCTGGAATCTTGTTTTATTTGACGGTCGGTCTCGTCGATTGGTTGGAACTGAAGTTCAAGCGTCGGTCGCTCGCGATTTTGGCGATTTTGTTGCTGTTGCTCGTATTGAGCGTCCTGTTCGTCCTGACGCTCGGTCCGCTCATCACGCGGCAACTGCTCGCCTTGCTCGACACGTTCCCGCGCTTTGCCGAAGAGAGTTACCGTCAATTCCTGTCGCTGTATGCTCGCCTTGAAGAGTATAGTTGGTTCCGTGAGTACGCCGAACAGAACGCGACGTCAGTCGAGACATGGGTCCGCCAATTGGCCGATGCGCTCGGGGTCGTCATCGGCTCGGTCGCCGGATCGCTCGGCCGTCTGCTTGCTCTCATCATTTCCGGGCTGTTCACGTTGTTCATCGCCTTGTTCTTATACGTCTTCATGCTGATTGACGGTGGCAAGCTCGCGAGTGCAATCGTCCGCTGGATTCCGCCGACGTATGAACAGGACTCCCGTCACATCCTGCACGATATGCACGAGACGATTAAGCGCTACGTCCGCGCCCAGCTCATCGTCTGTACGTTCGTCGGTTTCTTCGCCACCATCGCGCTTTGGCTGCTCGACGTCCCTTTCTTCTTGCCGCTCGGTCTGTTCATCTTCGCAACGAACATCATCCCGTATTTCGGCCCGTTCCTCGGGGCCGCACCCGCCGTCCTGATCGCGTTCATCGATGAACCGGTCAAAGCCATTTACGTCATCATCGCCATCACCATCGTCCAACAGCTTGACGCCAACGTCATCTCACCGCTCGTCCAAGGCAAGTCACTTCGTGTCCATCCGATCACCATCACGCTCGTCCTGCTCGTGGCGGGACGTCTCGCCGGTATCGTCGGTATGTTGCTCGCCGTTCCGCTCTACGCTGTCCTCAAAGTCACATTTCTCAACGTTCAAAAACTATATGCACTCCGCAAACAGTCGAAGTTCTCCGGTGATTCAACTCGTTGA
- a CDS encoding VLRF1 family aeRF1-type release factor yields the protein MALSTELGKIKQLHNAEAGVLSLYLSTKPSERNKWEIHLKNELRRLEQEVEANGDESKLKAFKQLRERAEHEILSNEHKLLRSIVLFAEGNDGLFELHFLQLDVDNEFHYGDKPNLDQIERLDAEFPNTGILLAQLDSITAYDTRLGEIEDVVVFDLDLDTDQWRRYQGRGAGGKASSSSQVDQFDSRKENQIRQFYRDIAGEIRTLHKHHKWSEVVIIGQDRSANLLKDELGLDVERVVNRNLGHAEEEEVLRRAFEA from the coding sequence ATGGCATTATCAACTGAACTAGGTAAAATCAAGCAACTCCACAATGCGGAGGCAGGAGTACTTAGTCTCTATTTGAGCACGAAACCGAGCGAACGCAACAAATGGGAGATCCACTTAAAAAACGAGTTGCGCCGGCTCGAGCAAGAAGTCGAAGCGAATGGGGACGAATCGAAACTGAAAGCGTTCAAACAGCTCCGGGAACGGGCCGAACACGAGATATTAAGCAATGAGCATAAACTGTTGCGCAGCATCGTCTTGTTCGCGGAAGGGAACGATGGACTGTTCGAATTGCATTTCCTTCAACTCGATGTCGACAACGAGTTTCATTATGGGGACAAACCGAATTTGGACCAGATTGAGAGACTTGACGCCGAGTTCCCGAACACCGGGATCTTGCTCGCTCAACTCGACAGCATCACGGCGTATGACACCCGACTTGGTGAAATCGAGGACGTCGTTGTATTCGACCTTGATTTAGACACCGACCAGTGGAGACGCTATCAAGGGCGAGGTGCGGGTGGTAAGGCTTCATCGAGCAGCCAAGTGGATCAATTCGACAGCCGGAAAGAAAACCAAATCCGTCAATTTTATCGGGACATTGCGGGAGAGATTCGCACGCTCCATAAACATCACAAGTGGAGTGAGGTCGTCATCATCGGGCAAGATCGGAGTGCGAACTTGTTAAAAGATGAACTCGGTCTCGACGTCGAGCGGGTCGTGAACCGGAACTTGGGACACGCCGAGGAAGAAGAAGTATTGCGGCGGGCGTTTGAAGCATGA
- a CDS encoding cation diffusion facilitator family transporter, with protein sequence MPKDPQLERYVLRVSVVCSFFFAVAGIVVGYWLSSAFILFDGIYSFLSVIMSWISLRAGVYMLTTDKRFPFGKSLIEPLIILFQYGVLLYVIVDAFLGAIDDVRGGGNEIVLGGALIYLTISAALTYGIFRYLRTFQMKASSGLVSAEIVQWRLSFILTGGALVGYLIAQVLVWLSFDAISPYVDPVMLIIITLWLVKTPLIEMWTAIKELIGMNTETPYSKQITLTILQVAHHYDVLKTYVRTTKSGNMLFIEIDLVVPKDYRYDKIAEQDRIRQKIEDALAFLPYEKWLTISFTQDNRWAE encoded by the coding sequence ATGCCGAAAGACCCTCAACTCGAGCGCTACGTCCTGCGCGTCTCCGTCGTCTGCTCGTTCTTTTTCGCCGTCGCCGGAATCGTCGTCGGTTATTGGCTGTCTTCCGCCTTCATTCTCTTCGATGGGATTTATTCGTTTCTAAGTGTCATTATGAGCTGGATTTCACTTCGGGCCGGCGTCTATATGTTGACGACCGACAAGCGCTTCCCGTTCGGCAAAAGTTTGATTGAACCGCTCATCATCCTATTCCAGTATGGCGTCCTCTTGTACGTCATCGTCGACGCCTTCCTCGGGGCCATCGACGACGTCCGTGGCGGCGGCAATGAAATCGTCCTCGGCGGGGCTCTCATCTATTTGACCATCAGCGCCGCGTTGACGTACGGCATCTTCCGCTACTTGCGCACGTTCCAGATGAAGGCGAGCTCGGGTCTCGTCAGTGCCGAGATCGTCCAATGGCGACTCAGCTTCATCTTGACCGGCGGCGCACTCGTCGGCTATTTGATTGCCCAAGTGCTCGTCTGGCTGTCGTTCGACGCCATCTCTCCTTACGTCGATCCGGTCATGCTGATCATCATCACGCTTTGGCTCGTCAAGACGCCACTCATCGAGATGTGGACCGCCATCAAAGAGTTGATTGGGATGAACACGGAGACGCCATACAGCAAACAAATCACGCTCACCATCCTTCAAGTCGCCCATCACTACGACGTGTTGAAAACGTATGTCCGGACGACCAAGTCCGGCAACATGCTGTTCATCGAGATCGACCTCGTCGTCCCGAAAGACTATCGATATGACAAGATTGCCGAACAGGACCGCATTCGTCAGAAGATCGAGGACGCGCTCGCGTTCTTGCCGTATGAGAAGTGGCTGACAATCTCGTTCACGCAAGACAATCGCTGGGCCGAATGA
- a CDS encoding C40 family peptidase, producing the protein MYKRLFSLLLLFSFLLVASVSAEATTRLIKADTPLLVSIEDSDSLVTLLKGTAVTVLDRSDTHAHVSVGEQTGYVPNEVLVEPVTKTVIAETDLLDEAGNAVESLSYGATVSVYDLGDEATLVRVVGETARFVQRAALADTAPPLLKETRYVKSKADLYASPRTGPVVGQLPLGQTVTVFGQTNGYFRIQSGDRYRYVPARALSSRPVKTTERYISKDTSLYADATQSTRVGTVKRGQRISIYGQVGSRSRVFTGGQYRFVQTSHTSTTKPAPLKTGQRYITKNATLYSESFKQIGTLKRGSLVNIYGTYGKYTRVFTGGQYRFVATSLTSTKKPPLYDATGKRYVKFDDVEVYQTTSTFSKKVAHFNRGRLIETYGTSGYYTRVKIGTSYRFVATAYLSLNKPLPKPKVGTVFYTQLSGTPYFSSDIAYTRPAGQLARGAKLVGIRSIDADFWQVRLASGKKVYVLNPYIATTKPKAIEKSAVSVKAHYYTFKQTPFYANPFDTKPIGYLDTNRRLYPRSLHGDSYLIQDSWRPVYVKKQDIRVKSDPLLASRGNTQAERMIAAAAKHLGTPYTWGSQSPLNGGFDCSGLIHYATNQAGKIGGRTNVSGYWQSNHFKNRRTNISSGKRGDIIFFHGTYRNGPSHIGIMLDKETFIHAGGEMLQINSIHDPQWRPHFLGYKSL; encoded by the coding sequence ATGTACAAACGCTTATTCAGTTTACTTCTCTTATTCAGTTTTTTATTGGTGGCTTCCGTCTCTGCAGAGGCGACCACACGCTTGATCAAGGCCGACACCCCACTCCTCGTGTCGATTGAAGACAGCGACAGCTTGGTCACGTTACTGAAAGGCACAGCCGTCACCGTTCTCGATCGGTCCGATACTCACGCCCACGTATCAGTAGGTGAACAAACCGGGTACGTCCCGAACGAAGTCCTCGTCGAACCGGTCACGAAAACCGTCATCGCTGAAACGGACCTACTGGATGAAGCAGGGAATGCGGTCGAGTCTTTATCATACGGTGCGACCGTGAGCGTCTACGATTTAGGGGACGAGGCCACACTCGTGCGCGTCGTCGGCGAGACGGCTCGATTCGTCCAACGTGCTGCGCTTGCCGATACGGCGCCTCCGCTTCTTAAGGAGACACGTTATGTGAAATCGAAGGCTGACTTGTATGCATCGCCGCGTACGGGTCCCGTCGTGGGTCAATTGCCACTCGGACAAACCGTTACCGTGTTCGGACAAACGAACGGCTATTTCCGGATTCAATCTGGTGATCGCTATCGCTATGTACCGGCGCGTGCGCTTTCAAGTCGCCCCGTCAAAACGACGGAACGGTACATCTCAAAAGATACGTCCTTGTACGCCGATGCGACCCAATCCACTCGTGTCGGGACGGTCAAGCGAGGTCAACGCATCAGTATTTACGGACAAGTCGGGAGTCGGTCGCGCGTCTTCACAGGCGGACAGTATCGATTCGTTCAAACGAGTCATACGAGCACGACCAAACCTGCCCCATTGAAGACCGGTCAACGCTACATCACAAAAAACGCCACTCTTTACAGCGAGTCGTTCAAACAAATCGGGACGTTGAAGCGCGGATCACTCGTGAACATTTATGGGACATACGGGAAGTACACGCGCGTCTTCACGGGCGGACAGTATCGCTTTGTCGCAACTAGCCTAACGAGCACGAAGAAGCCGCCACTCTATGACGCGACAGGTAAACGCTACGTCAAGTTCGATGACGTCGAAGTATATCAGACCACGTCCACATTCTCGAAAAAGGTGGCTCATTTCAACCGTGGACGCTTGATTGAGACGTATGGAACGAGCGGTTATTATACACGCGTCAAAATCGGGACGAGCTATCGCTTCGTCGCCACTGCGTACTTGAGTCTAAACAAGCCGCTCCCAAAACCGAAAGTTGGCACCGTCTTCTACACACAACTTAGCGGGACACCGTACTTTTCGAGCGATATCGCCTATACGCGCCCAGCCGGCCAATTAGCGCGCGGCGCCAAGCTCGTCGGAATTCGTTCGATTGACGCCGACTTTTGGCAAGTCCGGCTCGCATCCGGGAAAAAAGTATACGTCTTGAATCCTTATATTGCGACGACGAAGCCAAAAGCCATTGAAAAATCAGCCGTGTCTGTAAAAGCTCATTATTATACGTTCAAACAGACACCATTTTATGCCAACCCGTTTGATACGAAACCAATCGGCTACCTCGATACAAATCGTCGCCTCTATCCACGCTCTCTTCATGGTGATTCGTATTTGATTCAAGACAGTTGGCGACCGGTTTACGTGAAGAAGCAGGACATCCGCGTGAAATCGGATCCGTTACTCGCGTCACGCGGCAACACGCAGGCCGAACGCATGATTGCCGCCGCCGCCAAACATCTTGGGACGCCGTACACATGGGGCTCCCAGTCTCCACTCAATGGAGGATTTGACTGTTCCGGACTCATTCATTACGCGACCAACCAAGCTGGCAAAATTGGCGGACGGACGAATGTGAGCGGCTATTGGCAAAGCAACCATTTCAAGAACCGCCGTACGAATATTTCGAGCGGAAAACGAGGCGACATCATCTTCTTCCACGGGACGTATCGCAACGGACCGTCTCATATCGGCATCATGCTCGACAAGGAGACGTTCATTCATGCGGGTGGCGAGATGCTCCAAATCAACTCGATCCACGACCCGCAGTGGCGGCCTCATTTCCTCGGCTACAAATCACTATAA
- a CDS encoding AAA family ATPase encodes MKFVVLFGPQAVGKMTVGQELARITGLKLFHNHMTIDLVSPFFSYGTDEGRRLVQLFRQELFEAVATSDLDGMIFTFVWAFDLEEDWAYIKQVTDLFESNGADIYYVELEADIEERLIRNQTENRLRHKPTKRDIAWSEGELKQTATLYRLNSRDGELDVDNYLRINNTHLDAATVAERIKQHFQL; translated from the coding sequence ATGAAATTTGTAGTCTTATTCGGTCCACAAGCCGTCGGCAAGATGACGGTCGGGCAAGAGCTCGCACGAATCACCGGCTTGAAGTTGTTCCATAACCATATGACGATCGACCTCGTCAGTCCGTTCTTCAGTTACGGCACGGACGAAGGCCGCCGCCTCGTCCAACTGTTTCGCCAGGAGTTGTTCGAAGCGGTCGCGACAAGTGACTTGGATGGGATGATTTTCACGTTCGTCTGGGCGTTCGATTTAGAAGAGGACTGGGCGTATATCAAACAAGTGACTGACCTGTTCGAATCGAACGGGGCAGACATCTACTACGTCGAGCTCGAGGCGGACATCGAGGAGCGCCTCATTCGCAACCAAACCGAGAACCGGCTAAGGCATAAGCCGACGAAGCGTGACATCGCCTGGTCGGAAGGTGAGTTGAAGCAGACGGCGACGTTATACCGATTGAACTCACGGGACGGGGAACTCGACGTCGACAACTACTTGCGCATCAACAACACACATCTCGATGCGGCGACGGTCGCCGAACGAATCAAACAACATTTCCAGCTATGA